A stretch of the Equus caballus isolate H_3958 breed thoroughbred chromosome X, TB-T2T, whole genome shotgun sequence genome encodes the following:
- the FAM156A gene encoding protein FAM156A/FAM156B: protein MDPLQKRNSTLISESSLMTSEETSREVTAASHPSFSGLLMMGISDLNPHPSTNYSAPLPEGLLQERYRDEEILQERRWKRSASPQGKKTFLGHMRRRHLDHVAPYQVEREARVSSSDGRVQNRFRCECRYCQSRRPSVSGMPAERKGAPHPSSWETLVQGLSGLTLSLGTNRPGLLPEGVLQQQEREEKLQLEMRQESKRMFQRLLKQWLKEN from the coding sequence ATGGATCCCCTCCAGAAGCGTAACTCAACGTTGATTTCTGAATCTTCCCTGATGACCTCTGAAGAGACATCCAGGGAAGTCACAGCAGCCTCTCATCCTTCCTTCTCAGGATTGCTAATGATGGGCATCAGTGACCTGAACCCCCATCCTAGCACCAACTACTCTGCCCCTCTACCAGAGGGGCTGCTCCAGGAGCGGTACAGAGATGAGGAAATCCTGCAAGAGAGGCGGTGGAAAAGGTCAGCATCCCCTCAGGGGAAGAAAACATTCCTCGGGCACATGAGACGGAGACACCTCGATCACGTGGCACCTTATCAGGTTGAAAGGGAAGCCAGAGTCTCTTCCTCAGATGGTAGAGTTCAGAATAGATTCCGGTGTGAATGTCGATACTGCCAGAGCCGTAGGCCGAGTGTTTCTGGGATGCCTGCGGAGAGGAAGGGGGCCCCACATCCTTCCTCCTGGGAAACGCTAGTACAGGGCCTCAGTGGCTTGACCCTCAGCCTGGGTACCAACCGGCCCGGTCTTCTGCCGGAAGGGGTGCTCCaacagcaggagagagaggagaagctcCAACTGGAGATGCGGCAGGAAAGCAAAAGAATGTTTCAGAGGCTCCTAAAACAGTGgttaaaagaaaactga